In a single window of the Antennarius striatus isolate MH-2024 chromosome 3, ASM4005453v1, whole genome shotgun sequence genome:
- the LOC137592544 gene encoding cell division cycle protein 20 homolog B-like produces MSAKLFLSSFTIFVRSFACLFKQVQHDVTGHLSYKLFSRRIFEGSRGGGPTASTPLATGRQCEPSFEFDPVCQRLELDSPPRRRQPVRRVPQVNIQETVLVKGVSYSMAFKPPGTSNTTRQKTSEEGWVWRAAAQEHANFQQSDCNYRRHNLTPFTVLDKASVSLQGQSVMKLAVTSLVNDYYTDLLDCSCNGMIALALGSSVCFWNSETGVLAGHLDLSKQPGRPSDCEAISCLCWSKDGKALCVGTRRGETQLWDVEHQQRMSHLPSHLSVVRGLSWKQQLLSNGSLLGQIHHLDPRASTPLIGAAVLEDKICSLQWSPGGDQLAIGSEGGLLCIWNSDVAGLTRSHQPVTTMKQLSAVKAMGWCPWQGKMIATGGGWTDGELRIWDTNSGTCVSSVKTYSQICCLRWAEKKRYLATGHGVPQHHVSCWTWDSPSLTPTHQLTGHSQRVLHLALNPDNTQTFSAGADQRFHVWAMQPSASLDMDGE; encoded by the exons ATGTCTG ctaaattatttctttcttctttcacgATATTTGTTCGttcatttgcttgtttgttcaaGCAGGTACAACATGACGTCACCGGTCACTTGTCGTACAAGCTGTTCAGTAGGAGGATCTTCGAGGGGAGCCGCGGTGGTGGTCCTACTGCAAGCACACCGCTGGCCACTGGGCGGCAGTGTGAGCCCAGTTTTGAGTTTGATCCCGTTTGCCAGAGGCTGGAGCTGGATTCTCCACCAAGACGCCGTCAACCAGTCCGGAGAGTCCCACAAGTAAATATTCAAG AGACAGTGTTGGTGAAAGGTGTGTCCTACAGTATGGCTTTCAAACCACCAGGCACATCCAATACCACCAGACAGAAGACTTCTGAAGAG GGATGGGTATGGAGAGCTGCAGCTCAAGAACATGCAAATTTTCAACAGTCTG ATTGTAATTACAGAAGACATAATCTTACGCCGTTTACTGTTCTGGACAAAGCTTCTGTGAGTCTGCAAGGACAGTCGGTGATGAAGTTGGCAGTGACGTCACTCGTAAATGATTACT ACACCGATCTTCTTGACTGCAGTTGTAATGGTATGATTGCCTTAGCACTGGGCTCCTCTGTTTGCTTTTGGAATTCAGAAACCGGTGTTCTGGCGGGACATTTGGACCTGAGTAAACAACCAGGACGACCATCAGACTGTGAGGCCATCTCATGTCTTTGCTGGAGCAAAGATGGCAAAGCTCTCTGCGTTGGCACTAGGAGGGGAGAGACACAG TTATGGGATGTTGAACACCAGCAGAGAATGAGTCACCTCCCCTCACATTTGTCTGTGGTTAGAGGTCTTTCCTGGAAACAGCAGTTACTCAGCAA TGGCTCTCTTCTTGGACAAATCCATCATCTTGACCCACGGGCTTCTACACCTCTGATAGGAGCAGCTGTCCTGGAAGACAAGATCTGCAGCCTCCAGTGGTCACCAGGAGGTGACCAGCTGGCCATCGGCTCAGAAGGGGGCCTCCTCTGTATATGGAATAGTGATGTCGCAGGGCTCACCAGGTCACACCAGCCAGTTACTACCATGAAACAGCTCAGTGCTGTCAAG GCAATGGGATGGTGTCCATGGCAGGGAAAGATGATTGCTACTGGAGGGGGATGGACAGACGGAGAGCTGAGGATCTGGGACACAAATTCAGGGACTTGTGTGTCGTCAGTGAAGACATATTCACAG ATATGCTGTTTACGATGGGCTGAGAAGAAGAGATATCTGGCAACAGGTCATGGTGTCCCTCAGCACCACGTGTCCTGCTGGACCTGggactctccctccctcaccccGACCCACCAGCTCACAG gTCATTCTCAGCGAGTCCTGCACTTGGCTTTGAACCCTGACAACACTCAGACCTTTTCTGCTGGAGCAGATCAGCGTTTTCACGTCTGGGCCATGCAGCCATCAGCATCACTGGACATGGATGGTGAATGA
- the LOC137593213 gene encoding granzyme A-like isoform X1, which produces MFSPRGFILSVSGVVLLLQPGHGSEIIDGKEVTAHSLPFMALVKKPGFCGGILIDPKWVLTAAHCASLGRIKEVFLGVHSIKANEKDSRQVIGVQQNYLHPCFDADEKVNDLMLLKLKTKVKKTDSVTCLQLSNTVKEPKPNTKCLVAGWGKTSDAAKKNSDVLMAVNVTVISRQTCNSAEYYNFNPIITSSMICAGSSGKNKADTCQGDSGGPLLCNGALVGVTSFGRKCGAPKKPGVYSFLTNKQLLWIKNTMKKSIL; this is translated from the exons ATGTTCTCCCCAAGGGGTTTCATTCTCTCTGTATCTGGTgtggtcctcctcctccagcctg GTCATGGCTCTGAGATCATTGATGGTAAAGAAGTGACGGCCCACTCACTGCCTTTCATGGCTCTGGTGAAGAAACCTGGATTTTGTGGAGGAATATTGATCGATCCAAAGTGGGTCCTGACTGCAGCCCACTGTGCAAG CCTTGGAAGGATTAAGGAAGTGTTTCTCGGAGTTCACTCCatcaaagcaaatgaaaaagatTCCAGGCAAGTCATTGGCGttcagcagaattatttacatccCTGCTTTGATGCAGACGAAAAAGTCAATGACCTGATGTTGCTCAAG CTTAAAACAAAAGTGAAGAAAACTGATAGCGTGACATGTCTCCAGTTGAGTAACACCGTTAAAGAACCAAAGCCTAACACCAAGTGTTTGGTGGCTGGATGGGGGAAAACAAGTGACGCTGCGAAGAAGAATTCAGATGTCCTCATGGCAGTCAACGTGACTGTGATCAGTAGACAAACATGTAACTCTGCTGAATATTACAACTTCAATCccatcatcaccagcagcaTGATATGCGCTGGTTCAAGTGGCAAAAATAAAGCTGATACCTGTCAG GGGGACTCAGGAGGGCCTCTGCTGTGCAATGGTGCCCTAGTTGGAGTCACTTCTTTTGGGCGGAAGTGTGGTGCGCCTAAAAAGCCTGGAGTGTACTCTtttctgacaaacaaacaactccTGTGgatcaaaaacacaatgaagaagTCAATTCTGTGA
- the LOC137593213 gene encoding granzyme A-like isoform X2 yields the protein MALVKKPGFCGGILIDPKWVLTAAHCASLGRIKEVFLGVHSIKANEKDSRQVIGVQQNYLHPCFDADEKVNDLMLLKLKTKVKKTDSVTCLQLSNTVKEPKPNTKCLVAGWGKTSDAAKKNSDVLMAVNVTVISRQTCNSAEYYNFNPIITSSMICAGSSGKNKADTCQGDSGGPLLCNGALVGVTSFGRKCGAPKKPGVYSFLTNKQLLWIKNTMKKSIL from the exons ATGGCTCTGGTGAAGAAACCTGGATTTTGTGGAGGAATATTGATCGATCCAAAGTGGGTCCTGACTGCAGCCCACTGTGCAAG CCTTGGAAGGATTAAGGAAGTGTTTCTCGGAGTTCACTCCatcaaagcaaatgaaaaagatTCCAGGCAAGTCATTGGCGttcagcagaattatttacatccCTGCTTTGATGCAGACGAAAAAGTCAATGACCTGATGTTGCTCAAG CTTAAAACAAAAGTGAAGAAAACTGATAGCGTGACATGTCTCCAGTTGAGTAACACCGTTAAAGAACCAAAGCCTAACACCAAGTGTTTGGTGGCTGGATGGGGGAAAACAAGTGACGCTGCGAAGAAGAATTCAGATGTCCTCATGGCAGTCAACGTGACTGTGATCAGTAGACAAACATGTAACTCTGCTGAATATTACAACTTCAATCccatcatcaccagcagcaTGATATGCGCTGGTTCAAGTGGCAAAAATAAAGCTGATACCTGTCAG GGGGACTCAGGAGGGCCTCTGCTGTGCAATGGTGCCCTAGTTGGAGTCACTTCTTTTGGGCGGAAGTGTGGTGCGCCTAAAAAGCCTGGAGTGTACTCTtttctgacaaacaaacaactccTGTGgatcaaaaacacaatgaagaagTCAATTCTGTGA
- the gpx8 gene encoding probable glutathione peroxidase 8, with amino-acid sequence MEALGGYPAKSSNPKAKKLTVLLSMAVGVGCLFLLQTQLLKPRRPADFYSFEVKDAKGRTVSLEKYRGKASLVVNVASRSQQTEANYRALQELHRELGTSHFNVLAFPCAQFGDTETGTSRDIEAFAKSTYGVTFPFFSRIKIMGSEAEPAFRFLTDSVQKIPKWNFWKFLVNPEGKVVRFWRTDEPTENIRQEVTALVREIIVKKRVEL; translated from the exons ATGGAGGCTCTGGGGGGCTACCCTGCTAAGTCCTCCAACCCCAAAGCGAAGAAACTGACGGTGCTGTTGAGCATGGCGGTCGGTGTGGGCTGTCTGTTCCTCCTGCAGACGCAGCTGCTGAAGCCCAGAAGACCCGCAGACTTCTACTCGTTCGAGGTCAAAGACGCGAAGGGGAGGACGGTCTCTCTGGAGAAGTACCGAGGAAAA GCGTCTCTGGTTGTAAACGTGGCGAGTCGCAGCCAGCAGACGGAGGCGAACTACCGGGCTCTGCAGGAGCTGCACCGGGAGCTGGGCACCTCGCACTTCAACGTGCTGGCCTTCCCTTGCGCTCAGTTCGGGGACACGGAGACTGGGACCAGCCGGGACATCGAGGCTTTCGCCAAGTCCACCTATGGGGTCACCTTCCCTTTTTTCAGCAGGATCAAAATAATGGGTTCAGAGGCCGAGCCCGCCTTCAGGTTCCTCACAG ATTCTGTGCAGAAAATCCCAAAGTGGAACTTCTGGAAGTTTCTGGTGAATCCAGAAGGGAAAGTTGTCCGTTTCTGGAGAACGGATGAGCCCACTGAAAACATTCGACAGGAGGTCACAGCGTTGGTGAGGGAAATCATTGTGAAGAAGCGGGTGGAGCTATGA